Proteins from one Desulforhopalus sp. genomic window:
- a CDS encoding transglycosylase SLT domain-containing protein: MTATALHRIALAKPLLYFTLLWSLLFFTTAGFAQTTSQIFPQYPTISKNVQFWEKIYAVYSLRQAVIHDSEDLSKIYQVVTLADPNAPGGRQQNTIIQKQACERYSAMLSRLAIQPPSSAEEQRVAALFTGKNARQDMALAANTVRSQSGQKERFLAGVIASRPYIAEIRKILRSYDLPEELAHLPHVESSFNFRAYSRIGAAGLWQFTRETGKQYMTIDHIIDERLDPITATHAAAKYLAKSYRTLNNWPLAITSYNYGLGGTMRAVNEEGSYERIFTNYNKGYFKFAARNFYPEFLAAKNVATYVENNYQGSHAVESRFYYLRLPGYVHIRDISRHFGLPVEVIEDINPALRPPIISGDKLIPKGYTLRLPAGGKTNQLVAALSSSLFKNDQKSSQYHLVRKGDTVNSIARLYKVSLKSLAKANNLEKISSIRPGQSLLLPGKAEASIDNDSRTKTGSTRINVQRNLTTKETLPPKEV, translated from the coding sequence ATGACCGCAACCGCTCTCCACCGCATTGCACTTGCAAAGCCGCTGTTGTATTTCACCCTTCTGTGGAGTTTGCTGTTTTTTACGACAGCGGGGTTCGCCCAAACAACCAGCCAGATCTTTCCGCAATATCCGACAATTAGCAAGAACGTGCAATTCTGGGAAAAGATCTATGCCGTCTATTCTCTCAGACAGGCAGTTATACATGACTCGGAAGATTTATCAAAGATATACCAGGTGGTAACTCTTGCTGACCCCAATGCGCCGGGAGGGCGGCAACAAAATACCATCATTCAGAAGCAAGCCTGCGAAAGATACAGCGCCATGCTCAGCAGATTGGCAATACAACCGCCAAGCTCCGCCGAGGAGCAGCGGGTGGCAGCTCTTTTTACAGGAAAGAACGCCAGGCAGGATATGGCCTTGGCCGCAAATACCGTGCGCAGCCAATCCGGCCAAAAAGAGCGATTCCTCGCCGGAGTGATCGCCTCACGGCCATATATTGCCGAGATCAGGAAGATTCTTCGTAGCTATGACCTGCCGGAGGAACTGGCCCACCTGCCCCATGTTGAATCATCCTTCAATTTCCGCGCCTACTCCCGCATCGGGGCGGCCGGCCTTTGGCAGTTCACCAGAGAAACCGGCAAACAATACATGACAATCGACCATATCATCGACGAGAGACTTGACCCCATCACCGCTACCCATGCTGCCGCCAAATACCTCGCCAAAAGCTATCGAACCCTCAACAATTGGCCGCTGGCGATTACTTCCTATAATTACGGCCTTGGCGGTACGATGCGGGCGGTAAACGAAGAGGGCTCTTACGAAAGGATCTTCACCAACTATAACAAGGGCTACTTCAAATTTGCCGCGAGAAATTTCTATCCGGAATTCCTTGCCGCTAAAAATGTCGCAACCTATGTGGAGAATAATTACCAGGGAAGTCACGCAGTCGAGTCACGTTTCTATTACCTGAGACTTCCCGGATACGTTCACATTCGGGATATCTCCCGTCATTTCGGCTTGCCGGTAGAAGTCATTGAAGACATCAACCCGGCACTTCGACCGCCAATCATCAGCGGCGATAAGCTCATTCCCAAAGGGTATACCCTCAGGCTTCCCGCCGGCGGTAAAACCAACCAACTTGTAGCAGCTCTCTCCTCATCACTCTTTAAAAACGATCAAAAATCAAGCCAATATCACTTGGTCCGAAAGGGCGACACCGTCAACAGCATCGCTCGACTGTATAAGGTTTCCTTGAAAAGCCTGGCCAAAGCCAACAACCTCGAGAAAATTTCCTCCATCCGCCCAGGACAGAGTTTGCTGCTTCCGGGAAAAGCTGAGGCGAGCATCGATAACGACTCCAGAACTAAAACCGGTTCTACTCGGATAAACGTTCAAAGGAATTTGACCACCAAGGAAACCTTACCTCCAAAAGAGGTATAA
- a CDS encoding 8-oxo-dGTP diphosphatase — protein sequence MYTPIIATLGYILSPDRQKTLLVHRNKRPEDQHLGKYNGLGGKMLPAEDIYQCLVREIFEEANIHCEKAVLRGTINWTGFGPHGENWFGFIYCVEQFSGTPEMTNEEGDLVWVDVADILKLPMWEGDKYFLPLVFDNDPRVFHGFMPYENARPISWSYSRN from the coding sequence ATGTATACACCAATAATTGCAACCTTGGGGTACATATTGTCTCCCGATCGGCAAAAGACCTTGCTTGTCCATCGGAACAAGCGGCCTGAGGATCAGCATCTCGGCAAATACAACGGCCTGGGAGGGAAAATGCTGCCGGCTGAGGATATCTATCAATGTTTGGTGAGGGAGATATTCGAAGAGGCTAATATTCACTGTGAGAAAGCGGTGTTACGTGGAACAATTAACTGGACCGGATTCGGACCGCACGGAGAAAACTGGTTTGGGTTTATCTATTGCGTCGAGCAGTTTAGTGGTACACCGGAGATGACCAACGAAGAAGGTGATCTGGTGTGGGTCGATGTCGCTGATATCTTAAAGTTGCCGATGTGGGAAGGAGATAAATATTTTTTACCATTGGTTTTTGACAATGACCCCAGGGTTTTTCATGGCTTTATGCCATACGAGAATGCTCGTCCTATAAGCTGGAGCTACTCGCGAAACTGA
- a CDS encoding cell division protein ZapA, which produces MTDTERLVKFELLGQEFKFYTAASEDELRLILSMVRQLVESGTSQSTGTLPVGRIAILACMNIASQYIKLKQEYEDYRWDSEQRMIRLSEDIRAKLLTE; this is translated from the coding sequence ATGACGGATACGGAAAGATTGGTCAAATTCGAGCTGCTGGGGCAGGAATTTAAATTTTATACTGCGGCCTCGGAAGATGAATTGCGACTGATTCTTTCAATGGTTCGGCAGCTTGTCGAAAGCGGGACCAGCCAGAGTACCGGCACCTTGCCGGTCGGTCGGATAGCCATTCTGGCATGTATGAACATTGCTTCTCAGTATATCAAACTGAAGCAAGAGTATGAGGATTACCGGTGGGATTCTGAGCAGAGGATGATTCGTCTCAGTGAGGACATCCGAGCGAAGCTTTTGACCGAATGA
- the rny gene encoding ribonuclease Y: MSSLGYPFLFACAGILVGLLIGFYLRKRVTESNEKSIKIQSKQIIENAISEAERLKKEALLQSKEAAYQVKQALEEELKAEREELKDEQRQLKRKREGLKREWDSFDRKQNELLENERRVSQQEIEWQAKHKEADELISKKRYELAKLAGISQEEAKKILMDSLESEARMEAAKRLAKIENEMKMEADRKGKNILALAISRYAGDYVADRTVSMVPLPNDEMKGRIIGREGRNIRAIEAATGIDIIIDDTPEAVILSGFNPVRREVARQALLQLINDGRIHPGRIEEVVDKVTKDLEITMREAGEQATFDVGAHGVHVELINLLGRLKYRTSYGQNVLQHSLEVSFLCGIMASELGVDVKMAKRAGLLHDIGKAVDHEVEGSHAIIGRDLAKKYGEPEEVVYAIGAHHEEQTPQSVIDILVQSADALSGARPGARKEMLQSYVKRLEDLEAIANDFRGVEKSYAIQAGRDLRIIVDSNKVKDEEATVLSQDVARAIESKLTYPGQIRVTVIRETRAVEYAK, from the coding sequence ATGAGTTCATTAGGTTATCCATTTCTTTTTGCCTGTGCCGGTATTCTCGTCGGCTTGCTTATCGGGTTTTACCTGCGGAAGCGTGTCACCGAGAGCAATGAAAAAAGTATTAAAATTCAAAGCAAGCAGATTATCGAAAACGCCATAAGCGAGGCAGAGCGCCTGAAAAAAGAGGCCCTTCTGCAAAGCAAAGAGGCCGCCTATCAGGTCAAGCAGGCCCTCGAAGAGGAGCTTAAAGCCGAAAGAGAGGAGTTGAAGGACGAACAGCGGCAACTTAAAAGAAAAAGAGAAGGCCTGAAAAGAGAGTGGGACAGTTTTGATCGGAAACAAAATGAGCTGCTTGAAAATGAGCGTCGAGTCAGCCAGCAGGAAATCGAATGGCAGGCAAAGCATAAAGAAGCCGATGAACTGATTTCCAAGAAACGCTATGAACTGGCAAAACTTGCCGGGATAAGTCAGGAAGAAGCGAAGAAGATCCTTATGGATTCACTGGAAAGTGAGGCCAGGATGGAGGCCGCTAAAAGGCTTGCCAAAATTGAAAACGAAATGAAAATGGAGGCCGATCGCAAAGGCAAAAATATTCTCGCATTGGCCATCTCCAGATATGCCGGTGATTATGTCGCCGACCGGACGGTATCGATGGTGCCGCTACCGAACGATGAAATGAAGGGTCGGATTATCGGCCGCGAGGGCAGGAACATCAGGGCTATTGAGGCAGCGACCGGCATCGACATCATTATCGATGATACCCCCGAAGCGGTGATATTGTCCGGGTTTAATCCGGTACGACGGGAAGTAGCCCGTCAGGCCCTGTTACAGCTCATTAACGATGGCAGAATTCATCCCGGCCGGATTGAAGAAGTTGTCGATAAGGTCACCAAAGATCTGGAAATCACCATGCGCGAGGCAGGTGAGCAGGCGACCTTCGATGTTGGTGCGCACGGGGTGCATGTTGAGCTGATTAACCTCCTTGGCCGGCTGAAATACCGTACCAGTTATGGTCAGAACGTTCTGCAGCATTCCCTGGAGGTTTCTTTCCTCTGCGGAATTATGGCTTCGGAATTGGGTGTAGATGTGAAAATGGCCAAACGGGCCGGATTGCTCCATGATATCGGCAAGGCGGTTGATCACGAGGTGGAGGGCTCCCACGCCATTATCGGCCGGGATCTTGCCAAGAAATACGGCGAGCCGGAAGAGGTCGTTTATGCCATTGGTGCCCATCATGAAGAACAGACTCCGCAGAGTGTTATTGACATCCTGGTGCAGTCGGCGGATGCTTTGTCCGGGGCAAGACCCGGGGCCCGGAAGGAAATGCTGCAGAGTTATGTCAAACGCCTTGAGGATCTTGAGGCCATTGCTAATGATTTCAGAGGAGTGGAGAAATCTTATGCGATTCAGGCCGGCCGGGATCTGCGCATAATTGTCGATTCGAACAAGGTCAAGGATGAAGAGGCGACAGTGCTCAGTCAGGACGTCGCCCGGGCTATAGAAAGCAAGTTGACCTATCCCGGACAGATTCGGGTGACCGTGATTCGAGAAACCCGTGCCGTCGAATACGCAAAATAA
- the tyrS gene encoding tyrosine--tRNA ligase, translating to MASIKEQLELIERGAVDIIARDELIKKLQKSEATGIPLKIKAGFDPTAPDLHLGHTVLLQKLKHFQELGHDVYFLIGDFTGMIGDPTGKSDTRKALTVEQVAANAETYKQQVFKILDPEKTQVVFNSSWLGKLTSIDMIKLASELTVARMLEREDFRNRFDTGRPISIHEFLYPLIQGYDSVAMQADVELGGTDQLFNVLMGRDLQRSRGMEPQVVLTMPLLEGLDGVNKMSKSLGNYIGISESADDIYGKILSVSDILMFRYYNLLSDLSTNEIADLRAKVEAGEVHPKEAKKRLARELTARFHSPEAAQAAEDNFEKVFQKGGVPDDLAEKRFPAGEPIALPQLMVEAGLVNSTSEGRRMIQQGAVTIDGIRATDVNMLLPPEGERLVKVGKRRFCKVLFG from the coding sequence ATGGCTTCAATTAAAGAACAGCTAGAGTTGATTGAACGGGGTGCGGTTGACATCATCGCCCGCGATGAGCTCATCAAAAAACTGCAAAAATCCGAGGCAACCGGTATTCCCCTAAAGATCAAGGCGGGATTTGATCCGACCGCTCCCGATCTGCATTTGGGACACACCGTCTTGTTGCAGAAGTTGAAACATTTCCAGGAGTTGGGGCACGATGTCTATTTTCTGATCGGCGATTTCACCGGGATGATAGGTGATCCGACAGGGAAATCCGATACCCGTAAGGCCTTGACCGTGGAGCAGGTTGCGGCGAATGCCGAGACCTACAAACAGCAAGTATTCAAGATCCTTGATCCTGAAAAAACCCAAGTAGTATTCAATAGTTCGTGGCTTGGAAAACTCACCTCCATCGACATGATCAAATTGGCCTCGGAGTTGACCGTGGCCCGGATGCTTGAACGGGAGGACTTTCGCAACAGGTTTGACACCGGCAGGCCGATCTCGATTCACGAGTTCCTCTATCCGCTGATTCAAGGATATGATTCGGTTGCTATGCAGGCGGATGTTGAACTGGGTGGCACCGATCAGCTGTTTAATGTCCTCATGGGCCGGGATCTCCAACGCTCAAGGGGAATGGAGCCCCAAGTGGTATTGACCATGCCCCTTCTTGAGGGTTTGGACGGGGTCAACAAGATGAGTAAATCACTGGGCAATTATATCGGCATTAGCGAATCGGCGGATGATATTTACGGTAAGATCCTCTCTGTCTCTGATATCCTGATGTTTCGGTATTATAACCTGTTGAGCGATCTGAGTACCAACGAGATAGCCGACCTACGGGCAAAGGTCGAGGCAGGCGAGGTTCATCCGAAAGAGGCGAAAAAGCGTCTCGCCCGGGAGCTTACCGCTCGTTTTCACAGCCCGGAGGCTGCCCAGGCCGCTGAAGATAATTTTGAGAAGGTCTTCCAGAAGGGTGGGGTGCCGGATGATCTGGCGGAGAAGCGATTTCCCGCCGGTGAGCCAATAGCTCTACCGCAGCTCATGGTTGAGGCCGGTCTGGTAAACTCAACTTCTGAAGGCCGTAGAATGATTCAGCAGGGCGCTGTTACCATTGATGGGATAAGGGCAACCGATGTAAATATGCTCCTTCCCCCTGAAGGAGAAAGACTTGTTAAGGTAGGGAAAAGGCGATTTTGTAAGGTTCTCTTCGGCTGA
- a CDS encoding transcriptional repressor, giving the protein MEQLPNMRLTTQRQIILEELGKVTSHPTANEVYDMVRKRLPRIGLGTVYRNLELMADSGIILKLEVGGTQKRFDATVEPHYHIRCSTCGKVDDIDMEVQEQINLAAEKASNYIILGHHVEFSGICRECSKKQKKSPLH; this is encoded by the coding sequence ATGGAACAATTGCCAAACATGCGTTTGACAACGCAACGGCAAATCATCCTTGAGGAACTTGGGAAAGTGACCTCCCATCCGACTGCCAATGAAGTCTACGACATGGTACGCAAACGCCTGCCACGAATTGGATTGGGGACAGTATACAGGAATCTTGAGCTCATGGCTGATAGCGGTATTATACTGAAACTGGAAGTTGGCGGCACACAGAAGCGTTTTGATGCGACGGTTGAACCTCACTATCATATTCGCTGCTCGACCTGTGGAAAGGTTGACGACATCGACATGGAGGTCCAGGAACAGATTAATCTTGCCGCCGAGAAGGCCAGCAACTATATAATCCTCGGCCATCACGTTGAATTTTCAGGAATCTGCAGGGAATGCTCTAAGAAGCAGAAGAAGTCTCCTCTGCACTGA
- a CDS encoding radical SAM protein gives MRHPDSSPCLLIADQDGNISEFPELLMAGMSNGAYIRPSAEDLIPLPQGSELFTLPGRFPVGWDRETDEPVVLTENPYTGGKVQAVAAFMAPAHTAILTGSYQTQPGAPILPLFAYTAVGWYRDRFWVAGFRSDADKRQDADQYRPKSVASRTRKKLKQHPNNRLIQHLGKCCLTYNCPAARNYFLGRWEAPLPTSPTCNARCLGCISLQPSGCCPSTQDRITFVPSANEIAEMAIAHLETAETPIVSFGQGCEGEPLLQTGTIAEAIRLIRNHTDKGTINLNSNSSLPKGVEVLALAGLDSIRVSLNSAQELFYNRYYRPAGYCFSDVMRSIDIMKEHGRFVSLNYFILPGFTDAELEFAALRHLIRSHRPDFLQLRNLNIDPEWYLQSLDFPKNSVALGIRQWLTRIREEFPFLRFGYFNPQKPDNIIPSTLAGSSR, from the coding sequence ATGCGCCACCCCGACTCCAGTCCCTGCCTGCTCATCGCTGATCAAGATGGTAACATAAGCGAATTTCCCGAACTGCTCATGGCCGGAATGAGCAATGGCGCATACATACGCCCTTCCGCTGAGGATCTCATTCCCCTGCCGCAAGGAAGTGAGCTATTTACTCTCCCCGGCAGGTTCCCCGTAGGTTGGGATCGAGAAACCGACGAGCCGGTTGTTCTTACCGAAAATCCCTATACTGGAGGCAAGGTGCAGGCCGTTGCCGCCTTTATGGCTCCCGCGCACACTGCCATTCTAACCGGCAGCTACCAGACGCAACCAGGCGCCCCGATCCTTCCGCTCTTTGCCTATACGGCTGTCGGCTGGTACCGCGATAGATTCTGGGTGGCCGGATTTCGCAGCGATGCCGACAAACGGCAGGATGCCGACCAGTACCGGCCAAAATCCGTTGCAAGCCGGACCCGGAAAAAGCTCAAGCAACACCCAAATAACCGGCTCATCCAGCACTTGGGCAAATGTTGCCTCACCTATAATTGTCCTGCAGCACGTAATTATTTCCTTGGACGCTGGGAGGCCCCGCTGCCAACCTCGCCGACCTGCAATGCCCGTTGTTTAGGCTGCATTTCCTTGCAGCCGTCAGGATGCTGCCCCTCAACCCAGGACAGAATCACCTTCGTGCCAAGCGCCAATGAAATTGCGGAAATGGCCATAGCGCATCTGGAAACAGCTGAGACGCCTATTGTCAGTTTTGGCCAGGGTTGTGAGGGTGAACCGCTTCTGCAAACCGGCACCATCGCCGAGGCCATTCGGCTCATTCGCAACCATACGGACAAAGGAACAATCAATCTCAATTCCAATTCCAGCTTACCAAAGGGTGTTGAGGTCCTCGCTTTGGCCGGGTTGGACAGTATCAGGGTCAGTCTCAACTCCGCACAGGAGTTGTTCTACAATAGGTATTACCGGCCGGCAGGTTATTGCTTTTCCGATGTTATGCGCTCAATCGATATTATGAAGGAGCATGGCCGTTTTGTTTCCTTGAACTACTTTATTCTCCCCGGCTTCACCGATGCAGAACTGGAGTTCGCTGCACTGCGTCACCTGATCCGCAGCCATCGTCCTGACTTCCTGCAGTTACGGAACTTGAATATTGACCCGGAATGGTATCTCCAGTCCCTCGATTTTCCCAAAAATTCTGTGGCTCTAGGCATTCGACAATGGTTGACTCGCATCCGCGAAGAATTCCCCTTTCTTCGTTTCGGTTATTTCAACCCCCAGAAACCTGACAACATCATTCCCTCCACCTTAGCGGGCAGCTCCCGTTAA
- the pal gene encoding peptidoglycan-associated lipoprotein Pal, whose protein sequence is MVRKERFVLPALVCLSMLALTACGSKTETDQAMKVEPKAAAGPMESLDSKPLGISEGRTTEGMLPVYFDFDNANVRKDQVARIEVNADFIKKSPKYEIRIEGNCDPRGTNEYNMALGERRALSAKKYLMNLGVSEAKLSTVSYGEERLLLQGQDEMSWAQNRRADFVVVQ, encoded by the coding sequence ATGGTAAGAAAAGAGAGATTTGTGTTGCCCGCGTTAGTTTGTTTGTCAATGTTGGCCTTGACCGCTTGTGGTTCCAAGACTGAAACCGATCAGGCAATGAAAGTTGAGCCAAAAGCTGCAGCTGGCCCGATGGAGTCACTTGACTCAAAACCGCTGGGTATCAGCGAAGGCCGTACCACCGAAGGAATGCTGCCTGTTTACTTTGATTTTGATAATGCCAATGTTAGAAAAGATCAGGTAGCCCGTATAGAAGTAAATGCCGATTTCATTAAGAAATCCCCGAAATATGAGATCAGAATCGAGGGCAACTGTGATCCTCGTGGTACCAATGAATACAATATGGCCCTTGGCGAGCGTCGTGCTCTGAGCGCCAAGAAGTATCTGATGAATCTTGGTGTAAGTGAGGCAAAACTCAGCACCGTAAGCTACGGCGAAGAGAGATTGTTGCTGCAGGGCCAGGATGAGATGTCTTGGGCACAGAACAGAAGGGCCGATTTCGTAGTTGTACAGTAA
- a CDS encoding OmpH family outer membrane protein gives MAYKRILSAGVFFLLACFAAHNSFAADLKIGVINVQKVIVSCESGKAAKERFDVKMKELQGSFKKEEEALKVLQDEIKKKSSAWSEEKKAEKVREYQKNGRELQAKTDDARFEMKQLQDKELEPILKALEKVVEKFGKEKGYTAILDSKNGVVYFDDAIEISDAIVKKLNEAMAGK, from the coding sequence ATGGCTTATAAGAGAATCCTGTCGGCGGGAGTGTTTTTCCTTCTTGCCTGTTTCGCGGCCCATAACAGTTTCGCCGCTGACCTGAAGATCGGTGTTATCAATGTTCAGAAGGTCATTGTTTCGTGTGAATCTGGAAAAGCGGCGAAGGAACGGTTTGATGTAAAGATGAAGGAACTGCAGGGAAGCTTCAAGAAAGAAGAAGAGGCTCTGAAGGTTCTTCAGGATGAGATTAAGAAAAAAAGTTCCGCCTGGAGTGAAGAGAAAAAGGCCGAAAAGGTACGAGAGTACCAGAAAAACGGCCGGGAACTTCAAGCAAAAACTGATGATGCTCGATTTGAGATGAAGCAGCTACAGGATAAGGAACTTGAACCGATCCTGAAAGCCCTCGAAAAGGTCGTCGAAAAATTCGGCAAGGAGAAAGGCTATACCGCAATCCTGGATTCAAAGAATGGTGTTGTTTATTTCGATGATGCAATCGAGATAAGCGATGCCATTGTTAAAAAGCTGAATGAGGCAATGGCTGGTAAGTAG
- a CDS encoding YicC family protein, with protein sequence MAIKSMTGFGRGEMSSGGRIWTSEVRCVNNRYLDLKMKLPRGYTSLEDRIRRKVGAACQRGRIELFLSVAGDFSDLQEVKVHLALASAYKNALQTIAEEFHLALELTPQLIASFPEVLLREQKEDDLEEIWPLVEVAIDQAIGQCDAMRMQEGDVLAADLTARVQSFAATVDTIEKSIPELLSQRRNSLNDRLEKLLGNVQLDPGRLAQEVAIMADKVDVTEEIVRLRCHIKQFTLFLTEDGGVGRKLDFLIQEFLREVNTLASKITDAAIAHLTVDLKSELEKMREQVQNIE encoded by the coding sequence ATGGCGATTAAGAGTATGACCGGTTTTGGCCGTGGCGAGATGAGCAGCGGTGGGAGAATTTGGACCTCTGAGGTTCGATGCGTAAACAACAGATATCTTGATCTTAAAATGAAACTGCCCCGGGGCTATACTTCGTTGGAAGATCGAATTCGCCGCAAGGTTGGTGCTGCCTGTCAACGCGGACGCATTGAACTTTTTCTCTCGGTAGCCGGTGACTTTTCAGATCTCCAAGAGGTGAAAGTCCACCTGGCACTCGCCTCTGCATACAAAAATGCCCTTCAAACCATTGCCGAGGAATTTCATCTTGCTCTCGAGTTAACGCCACAGCTTATTGCCTCCTTCCCTGAAGTGTTGCTGAGGGAACAGAAGGAAGATGATCTCGAAGAGATTTGGCCATTGGTGGAAGTTGCCATTGACCAGGCAATTGGCCAGTGTGATGCCATGAGAATGCAGGAAGGTGATGTTTTGGCGGCAGACCTGACGGCTCGGGTACAATCCTTTGCTGCAACCGTGGATACCATTGAGAAAAGCATTCCGGAGCTCCTTTCGCAGCGGCGAAACTCTCTTAACGATCGTCTTGAAAAGCTGCTTGGCAATGTCCAGCTTGATCCAGGCCGTCTAGCCCAGGAAGTTGCAATAATGGCTGATAAGGTCGATGTTACCGAGGAAATTGTTCGATTGCGCTGTCACATTAAACAGTTTACCCTGTTTCTGACTGAAGATGGCGGCGTGGGAAGAAAGCTCGATTTTCTCATCCAGGAATTTCTTCGGGAGGTTAATACCCTCGCCTCGAAGATTACCGATGCAGCGATTGCCCATCTCACTGTAGACCTGAAAAGCGAGTTGGAAAAAATGCGTGAACAAGTTCAGAACATCGAATAG
- a CDS encoding DUF370 domain-containing protein codes for MQLLNVGFGNTVMVERIIAVINTGSSPARKLKETAKKDGKLVDVTEGRRTRSIIVMDSNHVVLSSVQPDTISQRLMAMNPGYHLDEYYGHQKPQSGEPL; via the coding sequence ATGCAGCTGTTGAATGTTGGGTTTGGCAATACGGTGATGGTCGAGAGAATTATCGCTGTTATTAACACTGGTTCCTCGCCCGCTCGCAAGTTGAAGGAAACAGCCAAAAAAGATGGGAAACTGGTGGATGTAACCGAGGGGCGGAGGACGAGGTCGATCATTGTTATGGACTCAAATCATGTTGTTCTGTCGTCGGTCCAACCTGACACTATTAGCCAGCGGTTGATGGCCATGAATCCTGGCTATCATCTCGATGAATATTATGGTCATCAAAAGCCCCAATCTGGAGAGCCCCTATGA
- the gmk gene encoding guanylate kinase, whose protein sequence is MTAGRLFVISAPSGAGKTTLLKRVMARLGGLSFSVSHTTRAPRPGERDGIDYHFVSKVEFVDMIAQGHFLEHAEVHGNLYGTSKEAIDRQRIACIDVILDIDVQGAAILRRSSQLAATHIFISPPSLKELEKRLRGRGTENEDVIAIRLDNARIELQSIKEYEYLVINDRLDEAVDLLASIIVAERARAHRYPSGQPIGDIATA, encoded by the coding sequence ATGACCGCCGGAAGATTGTTCGTTATCTCAGCGCCTTCGGGTGCCGGGAAAACCACCCTGTTGAAGCGGGTCATGGCACGGCTTGGCGGGCTGTCTTTTTCGGTATCCCACACCACTCGGGCCCCTCGCCCGGGAGAGCGAGACGGTATAGATTATCATTTCGTATCAAAGGTGGAATTCGTGGATATGATCGCTCAGGGACACTTTCTTGAACATGCAGAGGTCCATGGCAACCTTTATGGCACGAGCAAAGAGGCCATCGACCGGCAACGCATCGCCTGTATTGATGTCATTCTTGACATTGATGTGCAGGGCGCGGCGATACTGCGGCGAAGCAGCCAGCTTGCCGCAACGCATATCTTCATTTCTCCGCCAAGCCTCAAGGAACTTGAGAAACGATTGCGGGGCAGAGGGACGGAAAATGAAGACGTGATCGCCATTCGCCTTGACAATGCTCGTATCGAATTGCAGTCTATCAAGGAATACGAGTACCTGGTGATCAACGATCGATTGGATGAAGCAGTCGATCTCCTTGCTTCGATCATTGTGGCGGAACGCGCGAGAGCCCACCGGTATCCCTCCGGACAGCCAATAGGTGATATTGCGACAGCATGA
- the rlmB gene encoding 23S rRNA (guanosine(2251)-2'-O)-methyltransferase RlmB yields MKRQEKEKFSPGEKRIRLSDDLLWGVHPIFESLEKEPERITEIILQKDKRGGKIESIVEMARQRGIKLSFTESLKLTGEGSSEIRHQGVLARMSETPLADFASFLGEMAEKIAAGQPVRLMVCDSLQDPHNLGAIIRSALASGAAGVIVTRERSAPLGGTAAKASAGAMAHIAICQVTNLVAALKDLKKAGFWIYGAVKDSDAQSLYATDLTGPTCLVVGSEGKGIRPLVKKECDVLISIPMTGTLDSLNSSVAAAVILFEALRQTLGKSSSAAIR; encoded by the coding sequence ATGAAAAGACAGGAAAAGGAAAAATTTTCCCCAGGGGAAAAACGAATTCGCTTAAGTGACGATCTGCTGTGGGGCGTTCACCCGATTTTCGAGAGCCTTGAGAAAGAACCCGAGCGGATCACCGAGATTATTCTGCAGAAGGATAAGCGGGGCGGGAAAATCGAATCAATCGTCGAAATGGCCCGCCAAAGAGGCATTAAACTGAGCTTTACTGAATCGTTAAAGCTCACGGGTGAGGGCAGTTCGGAAATTCGCCATCAGGGGGTGTTGGCGAGGATGAGTGAAACTCCGCTCGCCGACTTTGCCAGCTTTCTTGGTGAGATGGCAGAGAAAATCGCTGCAGGACAACCGGTGCGATTGATGGTCTGCGACTCACTTCAGGATCCGCATAATCTTGGAGCGATAATCCGCTCAGCGCTGGCCTCCGGTGCTGCCGGAGTGATTGTTACTCGTGAACGTTCGGCGCCTCTTGGCGGGACTGCGGCAAAGGCTTCGGCCGGAGCAATGGCCCACATCGCCATCTGCCAGGTGACAAATTTGGTTGCTGCCTTGAAGGATTTGAAAAAGGCCGGTTTTTGGATATATGGGGCGGTAAAAGACAGTGATGCTCAATCCCTATATGCCACTGACCTTACCGGCCCAACCTGCCTGGTTGTCGGCAGTGAGGGGAAGGGTATCAGGCCCTTGGTCAAAAAAGAGTGCGACGTGCTCATCTCCATTCCCATGACTGGTACCCTTGATTCTCTCAATAGTTCTGTTGCAGCTGCGGTGATTCTCTTTGAGGCATTACGGCAAACCCTCGGCAAATCCTCTTCTGCCGCTATCCGCTAA